Proteins encoded together in one Bacteroides ovatus window:
- a CDS encoding RNA polymerase sigma-70 factor has product MNENFDVTYKALFRRYYPSLIFYATRLVGEEEAEDVVQDVFVELWKRKDHIEIGDQIQAFLYRAVYTRALNVLKHRSVEDGYCVAMEEINQRRAEFYQPDNNEVIRRIEDKELRKEIHDAINELPDKCKEVFKLSYLHDMKNKEIADILGVSLRTVEAHMYKALKYLRGRLDPLWAILFLFLWRL; this is encoded by the coding sequence ATGAATGAAAACTTTGATGTAACCTATAAAGCACTATTTCGCCGGTACTATCCCAGCCTGATTTTCTATGCAACCCGTTTGGTGGGAGAAGAAGAAGCAGAGGATGTAGTGCAGGACGTATTTGTAGAATTATGGAAGCGGAAAGACCACATAGAGATAGGCGACCAAATCCAGGCCTTTCTCTATCGTGCCGTTTACACCCGTGCCCTTAATGTCTTGAAACACCGCAGTGTGGAAGACGGTTATTGTGTTGCCATGGAAGAAATCAACCAAAGACGCGCAGAATTCTATCAACCGGACAACAACGAAGTGATTCGGAGGATCGAAGACAAGGAACTCCGCAAGGAAATTCATGATGCAATTAATGAGCTCCCTGACAAATGCAAAGAGGTTTTCAAACTTAGCTATCTGCATGATATGAAAAACAAGGAAATAGCCGATATTCTCGGAGTTTCACTCCGCACGGTGGAAGCCCATATGTATAAGGCTTTAAAATACTTGCGTGGCCGACTCGATCCTCTTTGGGCGATTCTTTTCTTATTTTTATGGCGATTATAA
- a CDS encoding GH92 family glycosyl hydrolase: MRTPAYLCLLLTCMLISCTPTQEKHEIDYTSYVNPFIGTDFTGNTYPGAQAPFGMVQLSPDNGLPGWDRISGYFYPDSTIAGFSHTHLSGTGAGDLYDISFMPVTLPYKEAEAPLGIHSKFSHKDESAHAGYYQVRLTDYNINVELTATERCGIQRYTFPEAQSTIFLNLKKAMNWDFTNDSHIEVVDSVTIQGYRFSNGWARDQHIYFRTRFSRPFEKMELDTTAIIKDNKRIGTAVIARFDFNTQKDEQILVNTAISGVSMEGAAKNLQAEVPENDFDKYLTETKANWNRQLGKIEIKSDNENDKVNFYTALYHSMIAPTIYSDVDGAYYGPDKKIHQADGWVNYSTFSLWDTYRAAHPLFTYTEPERVNDMVKSFIAFYEQNGHLPVWNFYGSETDMMIGYHAVPVIVDAYLKGIGDFDAKKALDACIATANLDNYRGIGLYKELGYIPYNVTDHYNAENWSLSKTLEYTFDDYCIAEMAKKMGKQDIADEFYKRSQNYKNVYNPATSFMQPRDDKGIFIKDFKADDYTPHICESNGWQYFWSVQHDINGLIDLVGGKNRFAEKLDSMFTYHPAADDELPIFSTGMIGQYAHGNEPSHHVIYLFNAIGHENRTQEYVAKVMNELYKNEPAGLCGNEDCGQMSAWYVFSAMGFYPVNPVSGKYEIGTPLFPEMQLHLANGKTFTVLAPKVNKENIYIQSIKIDGKPYDKTYLTHEQIMSGATVEFEMSNTPKAIGVIFEDKNP, encoded by the coding sequence ATGAGAACACCTGCTTATCTATGCCTGCTGTTAACCTGCATGCTCATTTCTTGTACCCCTACGCAAGAAAAACACGAAATAGATTACACATCTTATGTAAATCCATTTATCGGAACAGACTTCACTGGAAACACTTATCCTGGTGCCCAAGCTCCTTTCGGCATGGTGCAACTTAGCCCGGACAACGGACTCCCCGGATGGGACCGTATCTCCGGTTATTTCTATCCGGACAGTACGATTGCCGGTTTCAGCCACACACATCTTTCCGGCACTGGAGCGGGAGATTTGTATGACATCTCTTTCATGCCTGTCACTCTTCCCTACAAAGAAGCGGAAGCACCACTTGGCATCCATTCTAAATTCTCCCACAAGGATGAAAGTGCTCATGCCGGTTATTATCAAGTACGCCTGACTGATTATAACATCAACGTCGAACTGACTGCCACCGAGCGTTGTGGTATCCAACGTTATACGTTTCCGGAAGCCCAATCTACTATCTTCTTAAATCTGAAGAAAGCCATGAACTGGGATTTTACCAACGATTCTCATATCGAAGTCGTAGACTCCGTCACCATTCAAGGTTACCGTTTCTCCAACGGCTGGGCACGCGATCAACACATCTATTTCCGCACCCGATTCTCCAGGCCTTTTGAGAAAATGGAACTGGACACAACTGCCATCATCAAAGACAACAAACGTATCGGTACCGCTGTTATCGCCCGCTTCGATTTCAATACCCAAAAGGATGAACAGATATTGGTAAACACTGCCATTTCCGGTGTCAGCATGGAAGGAGCAGCCAAAAACCTGCAAGCTGAAGTCCCCGAAAATGACTTCGACAAATACTTGACGGAAACAAAAGCAAACTGGAACCGCCAGCTCGGAAAGATTGAAATAAAAAGTGATAATGAGAACGATAAAGTAAACTTCTATACCGCTCTCTATCACTCAATGATTGCTCCAACTATTTACAGTGATGTAGACGGAGCTTACTACGGCCCCGATAAGAAAATACACCAAGCCGACGGCTGGGTTAATTATAGCACCTTCTCCCTATGGGATACATACCGTGCTGCCCACCCGCTCTTTACTTATACCGAACCCGAACGTGTAAACGACATGGTGAAATCCTTCATCGCCTTCTACGAACAGAATGGCCACCTACCGGTGTGGAACTTCTACGGAAGTGAAACAGACATGATGATCGGTTATCATGCTGTTCCTGTTATTGTAGACGCCTATCTGAAAGGAATCGGCGACTTCGACGCAAAGAAAGCCTTGGATGCTTGCATAGCAACGGCTAATCTGGATAATTACCGCGGCATCGGACTCTACAAAGAATTAGGATACATACCTTACAACGTAACAGACCACTACAACGCAGAAAACTGGTCGTTATCCAAAACACTGGAATACACTTTCGATGACTATTGCATTGCCGAAATGGCGAAGAAGATGGGCAAACAAGACATTGCGGACGAATTTTACAAACGTTCTCAAAACTACAAGAATGTATATAACCCCGCTACTTCTTTCATGCAGCCACGTGACGACAAAGGCATCTTTATCAAGGACTTCAAGGCCGATGACTATACACCACACATTTGCGAAAGCAACGGATGGCAATACTTTTGGTCTGTACAGCATGATATAAACGGACTGATCGACCTTGTAGGAGGTAAAAACCGGTTTGCCGAAAAACTGGACAGTATGTTCACCTATCATCCGGCAGCAGATGACGAACTACCTATCTTCAGCACGGGCATGATAGGACAATATGCGCATGGCAATGAACCGAGCCATCACGTTATTTATCTGTTCAATGCTATAGGACACGAAAATCGCACACAAGAATATGTGGCCAAAGTGATGAACGAGCTCTACAAGAACGAACCTGCCGGTCTTTGTGGCAACGAAGATTGCGGACAGATGTCAGCATGGTATGTATTCAGTGCGATGGGATTCTACCCCGTCAATCCCGTCAGTGGAAAATATGAGATAGGTACTCCCCTATTCCCGGAAATGCAATTACATCTGGCAAATGGAAAGACTTTCACCGTATTGGCCCCCAAAGTAAACAAAGAAAATATCTATATCCAATCCATCAAAATAGATGGAAAACCGTATGACAAAACATATCTTACTCACGAGCAAATCATGAGTGGAGCAACTGTCGAATTCGAAATGAGTAACACCCCTAAAGCAATTGGAGTCATATTCGAAGATAAAAACCCATAA
- a CDS encoding MerR family transcriptional regulator produces MLNTDKELKLYYSIGEVADMFGVNPSLLRFWEKEFPQISPKTAGRGIRQYRKEDVETIGLIYHLVKEKGMTLPGARQRLKDNKEATVRNYEIVNKLKAIKEELLAIKRELDGRE; encoded by the coding sequence ATGCTTAATACAGACAAAGAATTGAAGCTATATTATTCAATAGGGGAGGTTGCCGACATGTTCGGAGTCAATCCGTCATTGCTCCGTTTTTGGGAAAAGGAATTTCCGCAAATCTCTCCTAAGACAGCGGGAAGAGGAATACGTCAGTACCGCAAAGAAGACGTAGAAACGATCGGTCTTATCTATCATTTGGTAAAAGAAAAGGGCATGACACTTCCCGGTGCCCGGCAACGTTTGAAGGATAATAAAGAAGCTACGGTTCGTAATTATGAGATTGTAAATAAGCTGAAAGCGATAAAAGAAGAGCTTTTGGCTATTAAACGCGAATTGGATGGACGGGAATAA
- a CDS encoding GH92 family glycosyl hydrolase produces MKLKTFLIVGCLGGLFTLSSCTAPTNVKDYSAYVNPFIGTGGHGHTFPGAVVPHGMIQPSPDTRIDGWDACSGYYYADSTINGFSHTHVSGTGCCDYGDVLLMPTVGKQQYRTTDPQSQRLAYASSFSHKNEIAEPGYYSVFLDTYQVKAEISSTKRGAIHRYTFPENTESGFIIDLDYSLQRQTNSEMEIEVISDTEICGHKKTTYWAFDQYINFYAKFSKPFSYTLVTDSITMDNGKRLPVCKALLHFNTSKDEQVLVKVGVSAVDIAGARKNVESEIPGWDFEKVRKDARTAWNEYLSKIDITTSDKEDKAIFYTALYHTGISPNLFTDADGRYLGMDLEVHQGDTLNPIYTVFSLWDTFRALHPLMTIIDPDLNNHFINSLIKKHQEGGIYPMWDLASNYTGTMIGYHAVPVIVDAYMKGYRNFDTKEAYKACLRAAEYDTTGIKCPDLVLPHLMPKAKYYKNAIGYIPCDRENESVAKALEYAYDDWCISIFAEAMSDFESKAKYERFAKAYEFYFDKSIRFMRGLDSKGEWRTPFNPRASTHRSDDYCEGTAWQWTWFVPHDVEGLVNLMGGEDAFVQKLDSLFSADSSLEGETTSSDISGLIGQYAHGNEPSHHVIHLYNYVNHPWRTQELVDSVYRSQYANSIEGLSGNEDCGQMSAWYILNSMGFYQVCPGKPVYSIGRPAFDKAVINLPEGKTFSIVVKNNGKKNKYIESVLLNGKALNIPFFNHQDIANGGTMEIKMTDHPTKWGVLSPALSSKEEE; encoded by the coding sequence ATGAAATTAAAAACATTCCTAATAGTAGGATGTTTAGGAGGTTTATTCACACTTAGCTCCTGTACAGCCCCCACTAATGTAAAAGACTATAGTGCTTACGTCAACCCTTTCATCGGTACCGGTGGACATGGTCATACCTTCCCCGGAGCGGTAGTTCCCCACGGGATGATTCAGCCCAGTCCGGACACCCGGATCGATGGTTGGGATGCTTGTTCCGGTTATTATTATGCCGACTCTACCATCAATGGCTTCTCACACACACACGTCAGCGGTACAGGTTGTTGCGACTATGGAGATGTCTTGCTCATGCCAACCGTAGGTAAACAACAATATCGAACAACCGATCCCCAAAGCCAGCGACTGGCATACGCTTCCTCTTTCTCGCACAAGAATGAGATTGCAGAACCAGGATATTATTCTGTCTTTCTCGATACTTATCAGGTGAAAGCTGAAATTTCATCCACCAAACGAGGAGCAATCCATCGCTATACTTTTCCCGAAAACACCGAATCCGGATTTATCATCGACCTGGATTACAGCCTACAACGACAGACTAACTCCGAGATGGAAATAGAAGTAATAAGCGATACGGAAATCTGTGGACATAAGAAAACAACTTATTGGGCTTTCGACCAATATATCAACTTTTACGCTAAATTTTCCAAACCATTCTCTTATACGCTCGTTACGGACTCTATCACCATGGATAATGGTAAACGACTTCCTGTCTGCAAAGCATTATTGCATTTCAACACCAGTAAAGACGAGCAGGTTCTTGTTAAAGTAGGTGTGTCCGCTGTTGATATTGCCGGTGCACGGAAGAACGTTGAATCAGAAATTCCCGGATGGGATTTCGAAAAAGTACGTAAAGACGCACGTACGGCATGGAATGAATATCTTTCCAAAATTGATATTACAACTTCCGATAAAGAAGATAAAGCCATCTTCTACACGGCCCTCTATCACACGGGAATCAGTCCAAATCTGTTCACTGATGCAGACGGACGTTATTTAGGAATGGATCTTGAAGTACATCAAGGAGACACCCTTAATCCGATATACACTGTCTTTTCTTTATGGGATACTTTCCGTGCGCTACATCCGCTAATGACTATCATTGATCCCGATCTGAATAATCACTTTATCAATTCGTTAATTAAGAAACATCAGGAAGGTGGGATATACCCCATGTGGGACTTGGCTTCCAATTACACCGGCACTATGATTGGCTATCATGCTGTTCCGGTCATCGTGGATGCCTACATGAAAGGGTATCGCAATTTTGATACCAAAGAGGCTTATAAAGCCTGCCTGCGTGCCGCTGAATATGACACTACCGGCATCAAATGTCCGGATTTGGTATTGCCTCATCTCATGCCTAAAGCAAAATATTATAAGAATGCCATCGGATATATCCCTTGTGACCGCGAAAACGAATCAGTGGCCAAAGCTCTGGAATATGCGTATGATGACTGGTGTATCTCTATCTTTGCAGAAGCGATGAGTGATTTTGAATCCAAAGCAAAGTATGAACGCTTCGCCAAGGCTTACGAATTCTATTTCGACAAATCAATCCGCTTCATGCGTGGACTGGACTCAAAAGGTGAATGGCGTACTCCATTCAATCCACGCGCATCTACTCACCGCAGCGATGATTATTGTGAAGGAACAGCTTGGCAATGGACTTGGTTTGTGCCGCATGATGTAGAAGGATTAGTCAATCTGATGGGTGGAGAAGATGCTTTTGTCCAGAAACTCGATTCCTTATTCTCGGCCGATTCATCACTTGAAGGTGAGACAACCTCATCAGATATCAGCGGACTGATCGGGCAATATGCACATGGAAACGAACCAAGTCACCATGTGATCCATCTATATAACTACGTTAACCACCCTTGGAGAACTCAAGAGTTGGTAGATAGTGTTTACCGGAGCCAGTATGCCAACAGTATAGAGGGTCTTTCGGGTAATGAGGACTGCGGTCAGATGTCTGCCTGGTATATACTCAACTCTATGGGATTCTATCAAGTATGTCCCGGCAAGCCGGTATATTCCATCGGACGTCCTGCCTTCGACAAAGCAGTTATCAATCTGCCTGAAGGAAAGACTTTCAGTATTGTAGTAAAGAATAATGGGAAAAAGAATAAATACATTGAAAGTGTATTGCTGAACGGTAAGGCTCTAAACATTCCATTCTTTAACCATCAGGATATTGCGAATGGAGGAACGATGGAAATCAAGATGACCGATCATCCTACGAAATGGGGAGTCCTCTCTCCGGCTCTCTCCTCAAAAGAAGAGGAATGA
- a CDS encoding FecR family protein has protein sequence MKEKKMSNLSEEIINRYLTGQCSEEELIEVNAWMKESEENARQLFRMEEIYHLGKFDQYTDEQRILRAEKQLYKKLDEEKGKQSKILSMHRWMKYAAVIAVMLVMGGGVGYWFYQNGNNQQMMVAVASEGIVKEVVLPDGSKVWLNNAATLKYPREFSEKERNVYLEGEAYFEVTKNRHKPFTVQSDAIRVRVLGTTFNLKSDKRCRIAEATLIEGEIEVKGNKEEGQIILTPGQRAELNKNNGRLTVKQVDAKLDAVWHDNLIPFQKADIFTITKALERFYDVKIILSPDIQTGKTYSGVLKRKSNIESVLKSLQNSIPIDYKIVGNNIFISPK, from the coding sequence ATGAAGGAAAAGAAAATGAGTAATCTGAGTGAAGAAATAATAAACAGATATCTGACAGGACAGTGTTCTGAAGAAGAGCTTATCGAGGTCAATGCCTGGATGAAGGAATCGGAAGAAAATGCCCGCCAGCTCTTTCGTATGGAAGAAATTTATCATTTGGGTAAATTCGACCAGTACACTGATGAACAACGGATACTTCGTGCGGAAAAACAACTCTATAAAAAGCTGGACGAAGAGAAAGGTAAACAGAGCAAAATACTAAGCATGCATCGCTGGATGAAATATGCCGCAGTGATTGCTGTGATGTTGGTCATGGGTGGTGGAGTCGGATATTGGTTCTATCAAAACGGAAACAATCAACAAATGATGGTTGCAGTAGCCAGCGAAGGCATTGTTAAGGAGGTAGTCTTGCCGGATGGTAGCAAGGTTTGGCTGAACAATGCAGCAACCTTGAAATATCCACGTGAGTTCTCCGAAAAGGAACGCAATGTCTACCTGGAAGGAGAAGCTTATTTTGAGGTCACCAAAAACCGCCATAAGCCATTCACCGTTCAAAGTGATGCAATACGCGTACGCGTATTGGGAACTACGTTCAATTTAAAATCCGATAAGCGTTGCCGGATAGCGGAGGCGACACTTATTGAAGGTGAGATTGAAGTAAAAGGCAATAAGGAAGAGGGGCAGATTATCCTCACTCCGGGACAACGTGCGGAACTGAACAAAAATAATGGACGATTGACCGTGAAACAAGTGGATGCCAAGTTGGATGCTGTTTGGCACGATAATCTGATTCCATTCCAAAAAGCAGATATCTTCACCATCACCAAAGCGCTGGAGCGTTTCTATGATGTGAAAATCATTCTATCTCCTGACATTCAGACGGGTAAAACTTACTCCGGTGTACTGAAAAGGAAATCGAATATCGAGTCAGTGTTAAAATCATTGCAAAACTCTATACCTATTGATTATAAAATTGTCGGAAACAATATCTTCATTTCTCCCAAATAA
- a CDS encoding M23 family metallopeptidase, with product MRKVYYIYNPQTQTYDRIYPTVRQRALSILRRLFYGMGLGAGCFIVLLLIFGSPSEKELRIENSRLLAQYNVLSRRLDDAMGVLQDIQQRDDNLYRVILQADPVSPAIRQAGYGGTNRYEELMDLANAKLVVNTTQKLDVLSKRLYIQSKSFDDVIDMCKNHDEMLKCIPAIQPISNKDLRQTASGYGTRIDPIYGTTKFHAGMDFSAHPGTDVYATGNGTVVKVGWETGYGNTIEIDHGFGYLTRYAHLQGFNTKVGKKVVRGEIIGKVGSTGKSTGPHLHYEVHVKGQVVNPVNYYFMDLSAEDYEKMIQLAANHGKVFD from the coding sequence ATGCGCAAAGTATACTACATCTATAATCCACAGACCCAGACTTATGATCGAATTTACCCTACCGTACGGCAGCGTGCGCTTAGTATCCTGCGTCGGCTTTTCTATGGAATGGGGTTGGGAGCAGGTTGCTTTATTGTATTGCTTTTGATTTTTGGTTCTCCGTCGGAGAAGGAATTAAGAATTGAAAACAGCCGTCTTTTGGCGCAGTACAATGTGCTTTCCCGGCGTTTGGACGACGCTATGGGGGTGCTTCAGGATATTCAGCAACGTGACGATAATCTGTATCGAGTGATTTTACAGGCAGATCCTGTTTCTCCGGCTATTCGTCAGGCAGGTTATGGCGGGACGAACCGTTACGAAGAACTGATGGATTTGGCGAATGCCAAGCTGGTGGTGAACACGACTCAAAAATTGGACGTGCTTTCCAAAAGGCTTTATATCCAGTCGAAATCTTTCGATGATGTGATTGATATGTGTAAGAACCATGATGAGATGCTGAAATGTATTCCGGCCATACAGCCTATTTCGAATAAGGATCTTCGTCAGACAGCATCCGGTTATGGTACACGTATCGATCCTATTTATGGTACGACAAAGTTCCATGCAGGCATGGACTTCTCTGCTCATCCGGGAACGGATGTATATGCTACCGGAAACGGAACAGTGGTGAAAGTGGGATGGGAAACCGGATATGGTAATACCATTGAGATAGATCATGGCTTCGGGTATCTCACTCGGTATGCTCACTTGCAGGGATTTAATACGAAAGTCGGAAAGAAAGTGGTACGTGGTGAGATTATCGGAAAAGTGGGTAGTACAGGAAAAAGTACCGGTCCGCATCTGCATTATGAAGTGCACGTGAAAGGGCAGGTAGTGAATCCGGTCAATTATTATTTCATGGATTTGAGTGCCGAAGATTATGAAAAGATGATTCAGTTGGCAGCCAATCATGGTAAAGTATTCGATTAA
- the alaS gene encoding alanine--tRNA ligase has protein sequence MLTAKEIRDSFKNFFESKGHHIVPSAPMVIKDDPTLMFTNAGMNQFKDIILGNHPAKYQRVADSQKCLRVSGKHNDLEEVGHDTYHHTMFEMLGNWSFGDYFKKEAISWAWEYLVEVLKLNPEHLYATVFEGSPEEGLSRDDEAASYWEQFLPKDHIINGNKHDNFWEMGDTGPCGPCSEIHIDLRPAEERAKISGRDLVNHDHPQVIEIWNLVFMQYNRKADGSLEPLPAKVIDTGMGFERLCMALQGKTSNYDTDVFQPMLKAIAAMSGTEYGKDKQQDIAMRVIADHIRTIAFSITDGQLPSNAKAGYVIRRILRRAVRYGYTFLGQKQAFMYKLLPVLIDNMGEAYPELVAQKTLIEKVIKEEEESFLRTLETGIRLLDKTMEDTKANGKTEISGKDAFTLYDTFGFPLDLTELILRENGMTVNIEEFNEEMQQQKQRARNAAAIETGDWIVLKEGTTEFVGYDYTEYEASILRYRQIKQKNQTLYQIVLDYTPFYAESGGQVGDTGVLVSEFETIEVVDTKKENNLPIHITKKLPDHPEAPMMACVDTDKRAACAANHSATHLLDAALREVLGEHIEQKGSLVTPDSLRFDFSHFQKVTDEEIRKVEHIVNARIRANIPLKEYRNIPIEEAKELGAIALFGEKYGDRVRVIQFGTSIEFCGGTHVAATGNIGMVKIISESSVAAGVRRIEAYTGARVEEMLDTIQDTLNDLKALFNNAPDLGIAIRKYLDENAGLKKQVEDFMKEKEAALKERLLKNIQEIHGIKVVKFCAPLPAEVVKNIAFQLRGEITENLFFVAGNIDNGKPMLTVMLSDNLVASGLKAGNLVKEAAKLIQGGGGGQPHFATAGGKNTDGLPAAVEKVLELAGI, from the coding sequence ATGTTGACTGCAAAAGAGATCAGAGATTCATTCAAGAATTTCTTTGAGTCGAAAGGACACCACATCGTTCCCTCGGCTCCGATGGTGATTAAAGATGACCCTACCCTGATGTTTACGAACGCGGGTATGAACCAGTTTAAAGATATTATTTTGGGTAACCATCCGGCGAAATACCAAAGAGTCGCGGACTCGCAAAAATGTTTGCGTGTAAGCGGAAAGCATAATGACCTGGAAGAAGTAGGACACGATACGTACCACCACACCATGTTTGAAATGCTTGGTAACTGGTCGTTCGGCGATTACTTCAAGAAAGAAGCGATCAGCTGGGCGTGGGAATATCTGGTAGAAGTCTTGAAACTGAATCCGGAACATCTCTATGCAACCGTATTTGAAGGAAGTCCCGAAGAAGGATTGAGCCGTGACGACGAAGCTGCTTCTTATTGGGAACAGTTCTTGCCAAAGGATCACATCATCAACGGTAACAAACACGACAACTTCTGGGAAATGGGTGATACAGGACCTTGCGGACCTTGTTCCGAAATCCATATCGACCTCCGTCCTGCTGAAGAACGCGCCAAGATCTCCGGTCGCGACCTCGTGAACCACGATCATCCGCAGGTAATTGAAATCTGGAATCTCGTATTCATGCAATACAACCGCAAAGCAGATGGCAGCCTTGAGCCGCTTCCTGCAAAGGTTATTGACACCGGTATGGGATTCGAACGCCTTTGTATGGCTTTACAAGGAAAAACATCCAACTACGATACAGACGTATTCCAGCCAATGCTGAAAGCTATTGCAGCTATGTCGGGTACAGAATACGGAAAAGATAAGCAGCAGGACATCGCCATGCGTGTAATTGCCGACCATATCCGTACTATTGCATTCTCTATCACAGACGGTCAGTTGCCTTCTAACGCGAAAGCTGGTTATGTGATCCGCCGTATCCTTCGCCGTGCTGTTCGTTACGGATATACTTTCCTCGGACAGAAACAGGCATTTATGTATAAGTTGCTTCCTGTATTGATTGATAATATGGGAGAAGCTTATCCTGAGCTGGTTGCACAAAAGACACTGATTGAAAAAGTAATCAAGGAAGAAGAAGAATCATTCCTCCGCACTTTGGAAACTGGTATCCGTCTATTGGATAAGACAATGGAAGATACCAAAGCCAATGGAAAAACTGAAATCAGCGGTAAAGATGCCTTTACTTTATATGATACATTCGGTTTCCCGCTCGACTTGACAGAGCTGATTCTCCGTGAAAACGGAATGACTGTCAACATTGAAGAGTTCAATGAAGAAATGCAGCAACAGAAACAGCGTGCACGTAATGCCGCCGCCATCGAAACAGGTGACTGGATTGTACTGAAAGAAGGGACTACTGAATTCGTTGGTTACGATTACACTGAATACGAGGCTTCTATCCTTCGTTACCGTCAGATCAAACAAAAGAACCAGACATTGTATCAGATTGTACTCGACTATACTCCATTCTATGCAGAAAGTGGTGGTCAGGTCGGTGATACCGGTGTATTGGTAAGCGAGTTCGAAACGATTGAAGTGGTCGATACAAAGAAAGAGAATAATCTTCCGATACATATTACCAAAAAGTTACCCGATCATCCGGAAGCTCCGATGATGGCTTGTGTAGATACCGACAAACGTGCTGCCTGCGCAGCTAATCACTCGGCGACCCACTTGCTGGATGCTGCTTTACGTGAAGTATTGGGTGAACACATCGAACAGAAAGGTTCATTGGTTACACCGGATTCATTACGTTTCGACTTCTCTCACTTCCAGAAAGTGACCGATGAAGAAATCCGTAAAGTTGAACATATCGTCAATGCAAGAATCCGCGCTAATATCCCATTGAAAGAATATCGCAATATTCCTATCGAGGAAGCTAAGGAGTTGGGGGCTATCGCTCTTTTTGGTGAAAAGTATGGCGACAGAGTTCGTGTGATCCAGTTCGGCACTTCTATCGAGTTCTGCGGTGGTACACACGTAGCTGCAACCGGAAATATCGGTATGGTAAAAATCATCTCCGAAAGTTCTGTTGCTGCCGGCGTTCGCCGTATTGAAGCTTATACTGGAGCACGCGTGGAAGAAATGCTGGATACAATACAAGATACACTTAACGACTTGAAGGCTCTCTTCAACAATGCTCCTGATTTGGGTATTGCAATCCGCAAATATCTGGATGAAAATGCAGGATTGAAGAAGCAGGTGGAAGACTTCATGAAAGAAAAAGAAGCAGCGCTGAAGGAAAGACTGTTGAAGAATATACAAGAAATTCACGGCATCAAAGTGGTTAAGTTCTGTGCTCCGCTACCGGCAGAAGTAGTGAAGAATATCGCTTTCCAACTTCGTGGTGAGATTACAGAAAACTTGTTCTTCGTTGCCGGAAATATAGATAACGGAAAACCGATGCTGACAGTCATGCTTAGCGACAATCTGGTTGCGAGTGGTCTGAAAGCTGGCAATTTAGTGAAAGAAGCTGCCAAACTAATTCAAGGCGGTGGCGGTGGTCAGCCTCACTTTGCAACCGCAGGAGGTAAAAACACTGACGGACTACCGGCAGCTGTTGAAAAAGTACTGGAGCTAGCAGGAATCTAA